The following are encoded in a window of Streptomyces sp. Go-475 genomic DNA:
- a CDS encoding DUF5133 domain-containing protein: MLVPDRKAVRELLTRYASLRIAQAERHTPATARELDDVSYTLCVMMGTSDISDAIAKADVLLLTKERSAAADADGENGLTLVG; the protein is encoded by the coding sequence GTGCTCGTACCGGACCGGAAGGCCGTCAGAGAGCTGCTGACGCGGTATGCGTCGCTGAGGATCGCTCAAGCGGAGAGGCACACGCCGGCGACGGCACGCGAACTGGACGACGTCAGTTACACGCTGTGCGTGATGATGGGGACGTCCGACATCAGCGATGCCATCGCCAAGGCGGATGTGCTGCTGCTCACCAAGGAGCGGTCCGCTGCCGCGGACGCGGACGGGGAGAACGGTCTGACGCTGGTCGGCTGA
- a CDS encoding helix-turn-helix domain-containing protein — MHTVAILVLDHVVPFDMAAPQQTFAWTRLPDGRPAYRVRLCAETPEVRADGGFTLRVDRGLEALAEADTVIVPGCSPEAAPPSARVLAALRQAAEAGTRIASVCVGAFVLAEAGLLDGLRATTHWVAAGDLARRFPRVEVEPDVLYVDNGQILTSAGAAAALDLCLHMIRRDLGSAVAAGIARMSVMPLEREGGQAQFIVHEHPPVPRGSALEPLLEWIDDNLAQEVTLGALAARAGMSERTFSRRFREQTGTTPLQWLLRARVRRAQYLLENTDHSVERIARQAGFGSPTAFRERFRKVVGTTPYAYRTAFHGKTAAPAARSRTAGAAPGPGPGS; from the coding sequence ATGCACACCGTGGCGATCCTGGTTCTCGATCACGTGGTGCCGTTCGACATGGCGGCGCCCCAGCAGACGTTCGCGTGGACCCGGCTGCCGGACGGGCGGCCCGCCTACCGGGTCCGGTTGTGCGCCGAGACACCGGAGGTGCGGGCGGACGGCGGTTTCACCCTGCGCGTCGACCGGGGGCTGGAAGCCCTGGCCGAGGCCGACACCGTCATCGTGCCGGGCTGCTCGCCCGAGGCGGCGCCGCCCTCCGCCCGGGTGCTGGCCGCCCTGCGGCAGGCGGCCGAGGCCGGTACCCGCATCGCGTCCGTGTGCGTGGGCGCGTTCGTCCTGGCGGAGGCGGGGCTGCTGGACGGGCTGCGCGCCACCACGCACTGGGTCGCCGCGGGCGACCTGGCCCGCCGGTTCCCGCGGGTCGAGGTGGAACCGGACGTGCTGTACGTGGACAACGGGCAGATCCTCACCTCGGCCGGCGCGGCCGCCGCGCTGGATCTGTGCCTGCACATGATCCGCCGGGACCTGGGGTCGGCCGTCGCGGCGGGCATCGCCCGGATGTCGGTCATGCCGCTGGAACGGGAGGGCGGCCAGGCCCAGTTCATCGTGCACGAGCACCCGCCCGTGCCCCGGGGCTCGGCGCTCGAACCGCTGCTGGAGTGGATCGACGACAACCTCGCGCAGGAGGTGACACTCGGGGCGCTGGCGGCGCGCGCGGGGATGAGCGAGCGGACCTTCAGCCGCCGCTTCCGTGAGCAGACCGGCACCACGCCGTTGCAGTGGCTGCTGCGGGCGCGGGTGCGGCGCGCCCAGTACCTGCTGGAGAACACCGACCACTCGGTCGAACGGATCGCGCGGCAGGCCGGGTTCGGGTCACCGACGGCGTTCCGGGAGCGGTTCCGCAAGGTGGTGGGCACCACGCCGTACGCGTACCGCACGGCGTTCCACGGGAAGACCGCTGCCCCGGCGGCCCGTTCCCGGACCGCCGGGGCAGCTCCGGGTCCGGGCCCGGGCTCCTGA
- a CDS encoding CHAT domain-containing protein: MTAFRPGERSPRTRIHHAYLTASATAVLRTAGRLRTTWRDLFVRHQLVDGDGTAVAGYPLADAADLTPYAADAELLTTELAREGQYLLDRLLAGENHEVREFRAHLLGVLGGEEGLRISFDSDLHLPWPMLAVETPDAPHAFSGFLGYRHQVEQTGASYPMIQGEVAPRRLPAASLNTDVALAQVGRAPQVRKLLEERATLTVRTQSAALLSALSDAVLDDDIMYFWCHGRFVDNGSQHPHLAVKLSDERCIDADLILRERTRHRGSTDAIFRPFVLLNACHAGQAASSPELEHLGRALVDMGACGVLGSQIEIPQSFAAEYAYAFLDLYLGSGLTAGEITMALVHRFAREFSNPLALTYTLHCGIDSRLETTR; the protein is encoded by the coding sequence ATGACGGCCTTCAGGCCCGGCGAGCGCAGCCCACGGACTCGGATCCACCATGCGTACCTCACCGCTTCCGCCACCGCCGTCCTCAGGACGGCCGGACGGCTGCGTACGACCTGGCGCGATCTCTTCGTACGGCATCAGCTCGTGGACGGCGACGGCACCGCCGTCGCTGGATACCCGCTCGCCGACGCGGCCGATCTGACCCCGTACGCGGCGGACGCCGAACTGCTCACCACCGAGCTCGCCAGGGAGGGCCAGTACCTGCTCGACCGGCTCCTCGCCGGGGAGAACCATGAGGTGAGGGAGTTCCGCGCGCACCTGTTGGGCGTGCTCGGCGGGGAGGAAGGACTGCGCATCAGCTTCGACTCCGACCTCCATCTGCCCTGGCCGATGCTCGCCGTCGAAACGCCGGACGCCCCGCACGCGTTCTCCGGATTCCTCGGCTACCGGCACCAGGTGGAGCAGACCGGGGCGTCGTACCCGATGATCCAGGGCGAGGTGGCTCCTCGCCGGTTGCCGGCGGCGAGCCTCAACACGGATGTGGCCCTTGCCCAAGTGGGCCGGGCACCGCAGGTCCGCAAGCTGTTGGAGGAACGCGCGACCCTGACCGTGCGGACGCAGTCCGCGGCGCTGCTGAGTGCCTTGTCCGATGCCGTACTGGACGACGACATCATGTACTTCTGGTGTCACGGCCGCTTCGTCGACAACGGCTCGCAGCATCCGCACCTCGCCGTCAAGCTGTCCGACGAACGGTGCATCGACGCGGATCTGATCCTGCGGGAACGGACCAGGCACCGAGGCTCCACGGACGCGATCTTCCGTCCGTTCGTCCTCCTCAACGCCTGCCACGCCGGCCAGGCGGCCTCCTCGCCGGAACTCGAGCATCTGGGCAGAGCTCTGGTCGACATGGGCGCGTGCGGTGTGCTGGGCTCACAGATAGAGATCCCGCAGAGCTTCGCGGCGGAGTACGCCTACGCGTTCCTCGACCTCTATCTGGGCAGTGGTCTGACGGCCGGCGAGATCACCATGGCCCTCGTGCACCGCTTCGCACGGGAGTTCTCCAACCCGCTGGCGTTGACCTACACGCTGCACTGCGGAATCGACAGTCGGCTGGAGACCACACGATGA